Within Sphingobium sp. SCG-1, the genomic segment GATCAGGCAGTGGACGCCGAAAGACGGCGACGCATTGACGCGCAGCAGCCCGCGGGCGACCTCATTCGCTTGTCCCAGGCTCCCTTCTACATCCGCCATGTCCGCGATCAGAGCGCTAATCCTATCGCGATAGGACGCGCCCTCTGCCGTCAATGCCAAGGCACGCGTCGTCCGCCGCAGAAGCGTGACGGCCAGCCGCTTTTCCAGTCGGGCAATGGATCGGCTCACCGCCGAGGGAGTGAGGCGCAGCATCCGGGCCGCCTCTGCAAAGCTGCCCTGCGTCGCAACGGTCAGGAATATCTCGATGTCGCCAAAACGATTATCCATGACTTCAATTCACTTCTGAAGTGATGAGGCGCATTCTAGGCATCAATGATGAGGATGTCTATCTACCGTCCAGTACATCGTCACTGTCAGGAGCCCATCATGGACCTCAAACTCAACGGCAAGACCGCAATCGTCACTGGATCCACCGCAGGGATCGGCCTTGCGATCGCCAAGCGCCTCTCCGCCGAGGGTGTCGCTGTTACCATCACCGGTCGCAACCAGGTGAAGCTCGAAGCCGCCGCTACCGAGATCGGTGGCAGCGTAAACCCCGTCCTTGCGGATCCCGCGACGGCGCAAGGCGCGGCCGCTCTCATTGCTGCCGTTCCTGACACCGACATCCTGGTCAACAATCTGGGCATCTATGAGGCCAAGGACTTTGCCGACATCACGGACGAGGACTGGCATCACCTGTTTGAGGTCAACGTGGTGAGCGGCGCCCGCCTTGCCCGGCATTACTTCCCCCGGATGCTGCAGAGAAACTGGGGCCGCGTACTTTTCATTGCCAGCGAAAGCGGACTTTTGCCGCCCGCAGAGATGATCCATTACGGCATGACGAAGTCAGCACAACTGTCCATCTCGCGCGGTCTTGCCGAACAAACCCGGGGCACGGGGGTCACGGTTAACAGCGTACTGCCCGGACCAACCCGTTCAGAAGGGATCGTTGATTTCATCCGCTCCGTCGTCGAACATAAGGATGCGTCGGAAGCCGAGCGGGAAGCCGAATTCTTCACGAAGCTTCGCCCCCTCTCGCTCATCAAGCGACTGATCGAGGCGGATGAAGTTGGCGCGATGGTCGCCTATCTTGCAAGTCCGTTAGCTGCTGCGACCAACGGCGCGGCGCTCCGGGTCGAAGGGGGGATCATACCGACGATAGCCTGATTTGGAGCTTGTCAAGCTCATACCGCTGAGCCACGGCAAGCCGTTCATGCTCCTGCGCATTTGAGGCAAGGATCATCGACGCGCCGGATACCAATGTCAGTAGAACCGTCGCCCCATAGGCCCAGTTTGTGATGGTCACTAAACGCATCGCGTACCTATATTATAGAACGCCCTTTTAAACTGTTAACTCTCACTTCTGCCATGAAATCGCCCGCGATCGCTAGCTATCGCCGAGCCGCTAGGACCAGGACGAACGCTTCGGTTCAATTTGCTCGATCCCGCATTCGTCGTCGCCCTTAGACAGCATGGCATCTCGATCCTGCCTATGCCTTCTCACCTTTCAGAAACACTGGGCTGTAACATCCTCTCCCTTGGCGGGCGGCGCATTATTGTCAGTGCGGCTGATGACATTGTCTCGACCAGATTACGCGCGGCTGGGTATGAAGTTCATGCAACGGACGTGTCGCAGTTTGCAGCCTGTGGCGGGGGCATACATTGTCTTACCCAGCCACTGCGGCGGACCGTCGTCTGAAACTATCTCGGCGTCGACGATGGAGCATGCATGAGCCAAGACAATACTCATGTTTTCCACTCAAGCCGGGGGATATAGCGGCTCTTGGCACTGAAGGTATTGGCGAGGATCTATTCGCAAGGCAGTGGCGAATTGATGACGTCTTCAGTCCGGCGTGCGAGAGCAATGAATGTGTTATGGGCAGATTAGAGCGCATAGATAACTATGGGTAATCCTGTCGAGCCGCTTCTCTATGAGGATGGAGATACCGTTTTACACGGCGAGCTTTACCTCCCTGTCGCGCCGGCTAATGGCCAAGCCGTTCTGGTAGTGCATGAAGCCGACGGCATCGGTGGCAATGTGCGTCGCCACTGCCGCCGGCTTTCACACATGGGCTATATCGTTCTGGCCGCCGACATGCATGGTGGCGGCCAAGTGTTGGAGGGCGAGGCGATGCGGCGCGCGCTCGACAGGTTTCGGGCCCAACCTGATCTCGTGCGCCAGCGGGTTAACGCTGGTTTCGAGGCCCTTCTATCTGTCGCAAAGGTCAGCGCGGATCATAGCGCTGCCATCGGCTTCTGCTTTGGTGGCTTTGCCGTGCTTGAATTGGCACGCTCTGGTGCTCATGTTGCAGCGGTCGCAAGCTTTCATGGTCTGCTGACAACGATGCGTCCGGCGACCTCTGGGCGAATCAGGGCGCGACTTGCAGTCTTTACCGGCGCCCGCGATCCACTCGTCCCGGCCTTGGACGTTGCGACTTTTCAGCAGGAGATGAGCGCGGCGGAGGCGGACTGGCAGATGACCGTATACGACAATGCTCTGCACAGCTTCACCAATCCGGATGTCGATCAACTGAATGACCCCCGCATGGCCTATGACGACGCCGCACATCGCCTATCGTGGAATGCCTTGATCGACTTTCTCGACGCCAGCCTGCCGCAGCATCGCGCGTGAAATGTTGTGGAGCCGATAAAGGCTGTTTCGGACAGGCGGAACAGCGAAGCGGAACGGCAGCACCTAGGTATGGGAATTGGACCCTGAGCGACCGCGACGGTTTGAGAACGACTGGCAGCGCTGGTAAATTCGCATGCACCAAATGATGCAGATATCAGCTCTAAAGGTGAGCGGCGACTAAGTAAGGAGCCTCAGGTCTTTTCCTCGGCTAAGGTATGCGCCACCACTGCATTCGCATGACCATGCCCCATCCCATGGTCGTTCTTCAACATGGCGACCAACTCCATATGCTTGGCTGGCAGTTTCTGACGCACCAGTTCCTGCCATTCCGTGATTGGTCGACCATATTTCCTCTCGATGGACGGAAAATAGGATGCAGGCCCTTTGACAGACTCTTCGGTCATGCATCTCATCTCCACTCGCTAAACTCCGACATCATCATTCGTACTTTGTCGGACTGCAGGGCCGTTCGCAAGAATTCAAGTTCCAATGCTTGCATTGGGCAGCCACGAAGGCCGCCTCCGGGAGAGTAGGCTGGATCAGGGCCGCGAGGGAGATCAGATTATCGCCATTGGAGCCGTAGCCATGGATCAGGAGGACAAGAGCGTTCGGCTTCGAACGAGATAGAGGAGCAAGGCGTGGACCGTCGAGCAAGTCATCTTCCTTCCATTGTCGCCGCTACCACCGACCGACCATGAGGTAAGTTAGATAGGGTTCGTGCTAACGTCCACCATCGAAAGGTAGGAACGCTTCCAATGAGCTCAGCTCTGGCGCAGCATCATAGGTTTGGCTTGGTGGCACTGGTCAGCGACGAGGCACCTTTTCTGGAAAGAAAGCAGACCGACCGCAGCTGGCTGACAAATTAGCTGCCGAACGGCAATGAAGGGTCTAGTTCCGTGGACCAGCCCGGAACGTTCATGGCAGTCTGCTTGTGATGCACAGACAAGAAGCTGGTACGCGCGCTGCTATGACAGTTCGTTCGCTCGGAATGGCATGAGAAGACATCGATTTCTCGCGTTCGGTCATAATGGTGGTGTTGCGAGTTGGGAGGCGTTAAAAATCCTACTTCTACGTTTCACCGAGTTAGCTTCGTTGGGAGTGTCTCTTGCCATGGCCGCGGGGCAAGCCAGTGATACCAGAGCCATTACAGCGAATGAGCCTGGGGGCGACTTCATGCTTGGTCCTCTTCCTGCTTGCCACCGCTCGGGCGGGTTCGGTGCAACAGCGCGGAGCATTACTGTTTGACCGTTCACGCCTCAGCCATATCGGAAAAGATGCATGAATCTATAAGACCTTGGCGGTAGCTTCGGCGTGCTTCCAACTGCCGTTATCCCCTAAGCGAAACACGATCCTTGGTGTCTTAGCTGACACGGCAATATGATAGCGGAGCGCCACAGGTGCTTCCGCTTTAAGAAAGACGCAGCCTGCTACCCGCGCGAACCTGCATCATAACGAAAGATCGTTGCAGCTCGTGACATCATGGCAGCCACTCTCGAACAGGACGAGTTCCACGCGTTATCATGCCTTGGATCAGCATAGGGATTGACGAATTTGGCATTGTACTATCTTTTTCGCCACAGTTAGGCGCATAGAGCACCTCTGTCGAAACGATCCTCAAAGGAATATGTACTCAATGGCTGACCATGATCAGGCCGATCTCACAACGTTGACCGTCGACTTGCTGAGCGCCTATTTTGTGAACAATACCGTTCCCAGCGAGACGCTGTCTGACCTCATTCAGTCGACCTACTCTGCTCTTGCAGGCATTGATGCGCCCGCACCTGTCGAAGCAGAGGCACCAACGTTCACGCCTGCGGTCAGTCTAAGGAAGAGCCTGGCATCACGCGACCACCTTATCAGCATGATCGATGGCAGGGCGTATAAAACTCTCAAGCGTCACCTTACGGCAAATGGGCTTTCACCTGCCGAGTATCGCGAGCGCTACAAGCTGCCGGCGAGCTACCCGATGGTTGCGCCTGCTTACTCTGAAGAACGCAGAGCGGTCGCTACAAAAAATGGCCTTGGCGGCAGCAAGAAGCGGGCAGGGTTCACGGCGGGGGACGCCGCCCCGCCTGCAGATGCATCCACCTCGCCGACAGAGGCGATTGAGGACGCTGCCGGCATAGCGGCAGTGGCAGCCAACGAGCCTGCTATTGCTGACACCATTGCGCCCCCCGAGACAGCGCGCAAAGCACGTGCCGTTCCGGTTAAGCCTGGCCCTAAAGGCTCTGCGGGCAAGGCAGTAAAGGCTACTCGGAAGTCAGATGTCGATAGCGCGCGCGATAATGTCGCCACTGCTGATCAAGACGTTGGACCGCTTGCCCAAACGGCAATCTCAACATCCTCTGCGTCAGACGTTCCGACCAAGCCGCGTCGCAAGCTTAAGATCAGAGCAGGCGAGCCCACTGAACCTGAAAGCATGCCCGAGGAAGCTGCTAAAGCTAAGTCCTCCCCCAAGCCCCGGAAAGCCGAGGCAGCGAATACTGATCAAAGCACGTCTTCGGATGCGCCAAAACCGGCTAAACGCGCGTATAAGAAGCGTGCGAGCAAAACCGTTGAGACGTAATCAGCCGCGCTAAGAAAATGAGCAACGCCTGGAGAAAGAGAGACGCGATCAGCGTCGTGCGTCTCTCGCTAAGTCGAATTGTATAACGGGTTACGGGGGCGTCATTCCGGTCGCCCCCAGATCCAGGTTCCGCCAATAAACGCTGCCGCTACCGGCACGAGAGAAAACGGCCAGGACACAAACACTATACCCAGCAGGGCCGAGAGGGCGAACGCTGCCGTTGCTGCGCGCTTCCCTTTGCGGCTGATCGCGCCATTACGCCGCCAGCGCTGGATATGTGGACCAAGATGCGGATGCTCCAGCAACTGCCGTTCGAGCCTGGGACTGCTTTGGGCGAAGCAGAATGCCGCGAATATGATGAATGGCACAGTGGGCAACAGCGGCAGAATGGCGCCTGCGATGCCAAGAGCAAGCGCGAGACAACCCGCGAACAGGTAAAGCCACCGGATCATCGCCGGACATTTATGACCAGCTTCCAGCCTGAAACAATGGGTAAGAATCGTCGCGATCTATGCTGCTCTGCTACGGCAACAGCGGATCACAAAGCATATCGGGTTCTGGCACCGACGCCTTTGCCTCCCTTCTCCCCACGTCATATTGTAGAGGCATGCCGGCGGGACTGGAATGTCTTAATATGGTCGGGAGTTGTCCGACACCTTGGATCCGATCCCCGTTCGCAGCGCACGGCTCGACGGGTCGTTAACCGTGAGTATGATGTTGGCAAACTACCGACATAGCTGCCGCTTGAGCCTGCTGTCGTCATGCACGAAGGCGTCCATCATCTACAAAGCAACTGGCAATCTTCGGGCGTGCAGATACTGCTAGGACACACCAAAATCGGACGCACGGTCAAGTACCTTGGTGTCGATGTGGAAGATGCACTGACGTTGGCTGAAGGCACGGAAATCTGAGTTTTGCCGCATCATGGCGTCCGAGTGATAGCCTACAGCTGCCTCGCTAGCGCGCGCGGAATCTGTTGCTCAAGCATCCCTCAGCCAGTTGGCTACTGCAAGATCCTCGACGCGCTCGAACTCTCGCACATTGTCGGTCACGAGCGTCGCACCTAAACTGAGCGCGTGCGCGGCGATGAGCATGTCGTTCGCTCCAATGGGCGTTCCGCGCCGCTCGAGATCGGCACGCAGCCGCCCGTAGTGAATGTCAGCACCGTCGCCCAGTGGAAGGGTCGGCAGCAGTTCGAGCACCGCTTCGAGTTGGGCGGTCAGGCGGGACGACCCATGCCGCTCGGCACCGTAACGCAGTTCACCGGCAACTACGATACTGGTCGCGATCTCGGTTTCACCAACCTCGGCGATCCGTGATGCGATCACACCTTGAGGATGTCGGATCAGATCCGACAGGATGTTCGTATCCAGCAGGAACATGATTTAGAACGCGATAGGTTCGGCTGGCAGATCGTTGATTGGCCCGAAATCATCCTCGATTGGTGACAGGGTCTTCAACCGCGCAAGCAGCGAAGATGGGGGTGCCGGTTCGATAATGATGCGCGAGCCTTCCTTGCGCATGATCGCATCTTCTCCGGGAAGTTCGAACTCACGAGGGATGCGGACCGCTTGGCTGCGACCGTTCTTAAATAGCTTCACATGGCGTTCGATGTTCATTTCGACTCCCTCTGCATATGCCTTAGCATATGCCATTAGAGGTGGCGAGCAGGAGATCGCGCGATGCAAAGCAAACGGTCTGGACCTAAGAACAGAAAGATCGACGCTAAACGGCCGAGATGGGTCGAAAGTGTTATGGCTAAAGGATGAGCAACTATTCGCTTGCGCACGCATATGGCGCGTCAAAGTGGGGCCAGTGTACTCCGCGCTGATGTCGGACTGCAATGAGGCAACCTGTCCGGCGCCCAATCGCATGCCCGTGCTGCTGCATGCTGACGAGTACGACCAGTGGTTGCATGGCTCGATTGATGACGTGCGGGCGTTCCAGGCGCGGATCATTCCCAATGATCCAATAGTGCTGGATCGGACGGATGAGCCGTGGTTCAAGCGCAAGGGTGCGAAGAGGACGGCGGCGCAGGAGAATGTGCTTTAAAGAGCGAGGGCTACTCCATCACGCGCGCAAATCAGAAAAGGGAAGTGACCGGAGCCGCCTTCCCTTCGTCTTCATCGGCAACGAAGCTGATCGTTGCTTTGCTCGATTGACTTGCCTGCCAGTGCGCCAAGCGCACCACCAATCAAAGTACCCGCAGTTCGGGAGTGTCCGCCATCGATCACGTTGCCCAAAATGCCACCGCCCGCTGCACCCAGGATCAATCCGGTCGTCCCGTCGCTGCGTTTGCAGTAGTAGCGCCCATCGTTGCCACGATAGACGCGGTCATCACTCGACAAAGTACGTTCGCGGTAGGCGGGGCCATCCCGGTAATAGCGCGCAGGATCATACCCACCTTCATAGCGGTCGTCCGAGTCCCGGCGGTCGCGACGGTCATATTCCTGGTCGCGCCCGTCGCCCTGCCACCCACGCGAGCGTGCCTGCTGATAACGGTCGAACTCCGCGCGGAAAGCGGCCAACTCGCTGTCGAAGCGCTGTTGCGCCTGCTGAAAGCGTGCGTCGTCTTGGCGAGTTTGCGCTAGCACTTGTGGTGAGACCGCCAGCGACAGAGCCGCCGTGATGATGCCAATGGAGATAGAACGCTGCATTTGAGTATCCTCAAGCTTTTGATCGACTATACCCCGAGTAGACCATCCCGATGAACACGACATGGATCGCGCCGATTCCAGCTAGTCGAGCTTCAGCTTCGACTTGAGTGTATCGATCTGCTTGGAGGCATCCGCTTTGCTCAAATCCCCGGGTGGCAGTGCTTCACCCGCCTCCTCGCACAGCGTCGCGAGGTAGGAGGCCTGCGCTCCGGTCATGGGATCATCGCCTGAGACCCAGTTGTCGGGTGCCTTCTCAGTGTTTGAGCCGGGATGTTCGTCGAGCTTGGGATTATGCATCTGATCGGCCATGGCTATACTCCTTGTTCTTGAAATGTTCCTTTCAGAACGGCGCGCAGGTCCGATAGTTCCCGTGCTTCGTGCAGTATCCGCCAGCTTCTGAGTCTACCCGGGCAGCTCGAGTGTCCTAAGCTCGTTAGTCGGCGTGGCGCTGAGGCCAACCTGGATGGACCCACATCTTCACGTGCGGCCAGTCTCGAATGAATGGCTAGTTTCGTCCGGATCGGCCATTCGCACGCCAAGCTGACAACGAGTTGGTCGCAAGCTTTATCAGTCGCTGACCCTCTGCACCTAGGCATCACAATTTCGCTTCGGAGCGTCTTGGAAGGGTCATTCAGCGCCAACGCAGAATGGGCATTATCACATAATTCCTACAATTCGTACCATCATCAGTTGCGTCTTGGCGTGTTGCATTGACAGTCAGCGTTCGTTCGCCAATGATCGTTGTAGAGCGCATCTGGAGCGCCTCCTGTCCGCGGCAAGGGATATCCTCCCATCCAGTCATAGCGATATGATCTTACGAGCCCTTCTTCCGGCCATTCGTAAGCGGACGTTTGGCGATGGAAGGAAGGTTGAATATGACCCGTGTCCTCACACCGCGAACCTCTGTCGAAACGCTCCGCAAGGAAGCCAAGCGTTGGCTCAAGGCGCTGCGCGCCGCTGAGCCGGACGCAAGACGCCGCCTGACCGCGGCAGGATACGCCGCACCCGCCGAACCCGGTCTGCGTGATGTCCAGCACGCGCTCGCCCGAGAATATGGCTGTGAAAGCTGGTTGGCGCTCAAAGCTGCGATCGAAGAGCTGGCGCTTACAGGCAGCGATCGCGCTGAACGCGTCGACCGTCTGCTGCGCCATGGTTGGGACGGTGACGCCCGAATCGCCCGCCGCATCCTCGATCTCTATCCCGACATCGCCCGGCACAGTCTGTTCACCGCCGTCACATGCGGCGACTTGGCCGAAGTCGAACGGCGGCTAGCGCGCGATCCCAAGGCGGCGACCCGGACCGGCGGGCGGCTCAATTGGACCGCACTCGCCTATATCGCCTATGGGCGGCTTGATACCGAAAATGCTGTCAGCATCGCACGCCTGCTGCTCGATGCGACGGCCGATCCAAATTTCCAGTTCGACGATGGCTGGGGCAGCCCCTTCAAGATCCTGACCGGCGCGATCTGGCTCGGCGAACAGCAGAGGCCAAGCCATCCCCAGGCCGAGGCGCTCGTCGACTTGCTCGTCGCGGCCGGCGCCGATCCTTTCGATCTCCAGGCGTTGTATAATATCGCCTGCGTTCCCGGCGACGCCGGTTGGTACGAGCGGCTTTGGCGGCATAGCGAGGCGAAAGGGTTGGCATATAAATGGAGCGACCCTGCCGCCGGGCGGCCGGGCGGGAATCTGGACATCAGCACGCTCGATTTCCTGCTTGGCAGGGCGGCAGGCCAGAACCATCTCGCGCGCGCTGAGTGGCTGCTCGCCCATGGTGCCAATCCCGACACGATCGAGCCCTTCCATCACCAGTCGGCTCATGCGCTTGCCCAGATGTCGGGCTTTCTGGAAATGCTCGCCTTGCTCGAACGACATGGCGCCCGCCCGACCGAGCTCGAAGGCGTCCAGGCGTTTCAGGCGGCCTGTCTTGCGGGTGACGAAGACAAGGTCCGCGCGTTGCTCGCCGCCGATCCCACCCTAATCGACGACCCGACACCGCTGAACACCGCCGCTGAGTTAGGCAATGCGCGCGCGGTCGCGCTGCTGCTGTCGCTCGGCGCCTCGGTTCACAAGCTCGGTGAGGATGGGATCAGCCCGCTTCACCGGGCGGCGCAATCAGAATCTGTCGAAGCTGTCGACCTGCTTGTTGCGGCGGGCGGCAATGTCGATCTGCAGGAGCAGCGCTGGGGCGGCACGCCGCTGAGTTGGGCAGTCATGATGGGCAGGCCGCATATCGCTGAACGGCTCGCACCGCTCAGCCGTGATCCTCGGACGCTGGGCTATATGGGGCAGACCGAAAGGCTCGAAACTATACTCCGCGAGGATCCCGCAAGAGCCAATCTTGCCCTTCCCGACCCCGAGGGTCCTACGCCGCTGTTCATCCTTCCGCCCGACGATCCCGATCGCGCGGCCGCCGTCGCCCGCATCTTCCTCGTGCACGGAGCCGATGCTGGCTGGCGTAACGCTAACGGCCGAACACCGATCGACATTGCGCGCGATCAGGATTTCCACGAGGCGGCGGCCATGATGGAAGCGAGCATGGCGTCACGTTAAGCGGCGGGCTTTTACCATGCCCTGGCGGCGTGCTACGGTGCTGACCGCAGCGGGGTGGTTGGTGTCTGGCACCGGCCGGCCTGCAATGCCCGTCTCCAAACCACCTTTGATCGGGCTTTATTTGAATTGTCGCCTTCTCGATCAGATCACTGACAGCTGTCAGTAGGACCCCCGCCATTCTTGAGACGCGAAATCTCATAGCTGACGTTCCGCTGCTGAGAACCGAAATTGAGTGGCTGAACAACTGCAAAGGGGCGGTAGCGGCGGAGAAATCGCCAAAATTCAACCATTCGTTCGAATTGCCCGGCCGGAACGGTCTGACTATTCTCAGGATCTATCCCTCCATGGGCGGAAAAAGGGACCGGCACACGCCAACTTATCAGCGCATGACGATGAGGGTCTATTTTGCGGCACCGAATGGACAGGTTCGGGACTCCGGCGCAACGACTACCGGGGTAGTGGATGCCACGTTGCTCGCCAATTTTTGCAATCCGTTGGAAAATTGCTGCGCCAGGGCATTTCGATCATTCTGAGCAAGTTGCAGTTCCCGCAGCTTTCCTGCTTCTGCCTTTGTAGCGGCATCGGCCGCTGTTTTGAGTACTGTGTCGGCGGGTTGGGCGTTAGAGGCCGCCTTACCGTCCTTTGCTTTTAAGGTTGCGGCGTCGAGTTCCGCTGTCAACCGGTCCACATTTGCTTGAGAAGCTGAAAGATTGGCGTTTATCGTAGTGATAGCCGTTAAATCCAAGACTCTTGGTTGACCTGCAACTGGAGTTGGCAAGCCCACCTTCCCGATTTCGTCAACTTGCTTCACAAAGGCCGCATATTCGGCAAGGCTGTTACGCATTGCATCAAGACCAGGATTTTGGCTCCGCTCCACCGCTATGGCGGTTTCAGCAAGTCCAACACTTATCGAACACGCGCCATGACACTGAAACGCATCCTCTATACCCCGACTAAGGGTGTAGCTGGTGTTTGTGCAGTCTTCACGATTGGTAATGTCTCGGCGAATGCGCGCCCGAGCCTTCTCTATCGCCGCTCCGAGGACATGGATAGCCAGATTGCTCAAATAAGTTTGGTTTATTGCCTCTTGTGACCCACTTAAGATCGCAGCAGAGCCTGATAGTGCCTTTGCTGTGGTCTCTCCGCCGACGAATGATCCCAAGCCAGCCGTAATGATCGCACTAATGCTGAGCGACGAGTTTATAGCGCCATCGGCGTTTTTAAGCATCGCAAC encodes:
- a CDS encoding SDR family NAD(P)-dependent oxidoreductase; this encodes MDLKLNGKTAIVTGSTAGIGLAIAKRLSAEGVAVTITGRNQVKLEAAATEIGGSVNPVLADPATAQGAAALIAAVPDTDILVNNLGIYEAKDFADITDEDWHHLFEVNVVSGARLARHYFPRMLQRNWGRVLFIASESGLLPPAEMIHYGMTKSAQLSISRGLAEQTRGTGVTVNSVLPGPTRSEGIVDFIRSVVEHKDASEAEREAEFFTKLRPLSLIKRLIEADEVGAMVAYLASPLAAATNGAALRVEGGIIPTIA
- a CDS encoding arginine deiminase family protein: MPSHLSETLGCNILSLGGRRIIVSAADDIVSTRLRAAGYEVHATDVSQFAACGGGIHCLTQPLRRTVV
- a CDS encoding dienelactone hydrolase family protein; this translates as MGNPVEPLLYEDGDTVLHGELYLPVAPANGQAVLVVHEADGIGGNVRRHCRRLSHMGYIVLAADMHGGGQVLEGEAMRRALDRFRAQPDLVRQRVNAGFEALLSVAKVSADHSAAIGFCFGGFAVLELARSGAHVAAVASFHGLLTTMRPATSGRIRARLAVFTGARDPLVPALDVATFQQEMSAAEADWQMTVYDNALHSFTNPDVDQLNDPRMAYDDAAHRLSWNALIDFLDASLPQHRA
- a CDS encoding DUF4287 domain-containing protein, with product MTEESVKGPASYFPSIERKYGRPITEWQELVRQKLPAKHMELVAMLKNDHGMGHGHANAVVAHTLAEEKT
- a CDS encoding MucR family transcriptional regulator translates to MADHDQADLTTLTVDLLSAYFVNNTVPSETLSDLIQSTYSALAGIDAPAPVEAEAPTFTPAVSLRKSLASRDHLISMIDGRAYKTLKRHLTANGLSPAEYRERYKLPASYPMVAPAYSEERRAVATKNGLGGSKKRAGFTAGDAAPPADASTSPTEAIEDAAGIAAVAANEPAIADTIAPPETARKARAVPVKPGPKGSAGKAVKATRKSDVDSARDNVATADQDVGPLAQTAISTSSASDVPTKPRRKLKIRAGEPTEPESMPEEAAKAKSSPKPRKAEAANTDQSTSSDAPKPAKRAYKKRASKTVET
- a CDS encoding YbaN family protein, producing the protein MIRWLYLFAGCLALALGIAGAILPLLPTVPFIIFAAFCFAQSSPRLERQLLEHPHLGPHIQRWRRNGAISRKGKRAATAAFALSALLGIVFVSWPFSLVPVAAAFIGGTWIWGRPE
- a CDS encoding type II toxin-antitoxin system VapC family toxin, which codes for MFLLDTNILSDLIRHPQGVIASRIAEVGETEIATSIVVAGELRYGAERHGSSRLTAQLEAVLELLPTLPLGDGADIHYGRLRADLERRGTPIGANDMLIAAHALSLGATLVTDNVREFERVEDLAVANWLRDA
- a CDS encoding antitoxin; this encodes MNIERHVKLFKNGRSQAVRIPREFELPGEDAIMRKEGSRIIIEPAPPSSLLARLKTLSPIEDDFGPINDLPAEPIAF
- a CDS encoding glycine zipper 2TM domain-containing protein, giving the protein MQRSISIGIITAALSLAVSPQVLAQTRQDDARFQQAQQRFDSELAAFRAEFDRYQQARSRGWQGDGRDQEYDRRDRRDSDDRYEGGYDPARYYRDGPAYRERTLSSDDRVYRGNDGRYYCKRSDGTTGLILGAAGGGILGNVIDGGHSRTAGTLIGGALGALAGKSIEQSNDQLRCR
- a CDS encoding DUF3072 domain-containing protein, with product MADQMHNPKLDEHPGSNTEKAPDNWVSGDDPMTGAQASYLATLCEEAGEALPPGDLSKADASKQIDTLKSKLKLD
- a CDS encoding ankyrin repeat domain-containing protein, with protein sequence MTRVLTPRTSVETLRKEAKRWLKALRAAEPDARRRLTAAGYAAPAEPGLRDVQHALAREYGCESWLALKAAIEELALTGSDRAERVDRLLRHGWDGDARIARRILDLYPDIARHSLFTAVTCGDLAEVERRLARDPKAATRTGGRLNWTALAYIAYGRLDTENAVSIARLLLDATADPNFQFDDGWGSPFKILTGAIWLGEQQRPSHPQAEALVDLLVAAGADPFDLQALYNIACVPGDAGWYERLWRHSEAKGLAYKWSDPAAGRPGGNLDISTLDFLLGRAAGQNHLARAEWLLAHGANPDTIEPFHHQSAHALAQMSGFLEMLALLERHGARPTELEGVQAFQAACLAGDEDKVRALLAADPTLIDDPTPLNTAAELGNARAVALLLSLGASVHKLGEDGISPLHRAAQSESVEAVDLLVAAGGNVDLQEQRWGGTPLSWAVMMGRPHIAERLAPLSRDPRTLGYMGQTERLETILREDPARANLALPDPEGPTPLFILPPDDPDRAAAVARIFLVHGADAGWRNANGRTPIDIARDQDFHEAAAMMEASMASR